A region from the Bactrocera dorsalis isolate Fly_Bdor chromosome 1, ASM2337382v1, whole genome shotgun sequence genome encodes:
- the LOC125775551 gene encoding polyadenylate-binding protein-like, producing the protein MWSQRDPSLRRSAVGNVFIKNLDKSIDNKAIYDTFSAFGNILSCKVATDEKGNSKGYGFVHFETEESANTSIEKFNGMLLNAKKVYVGKFIPRKEREKELGEKAKLFTNVYVKNFGEDFDDEKLKELFEPFGKITSYKVMVKDDGKSKGFGFVAYATTEAAEAAVDALNGKDMGEGKVLYVARAQTSSTGQAEK; encoded by the coding sequence ATGTGGTCACAGCGGGACCCATCTTTGCGTCGTTCGGCCGTGGGAAATGTCTTTATTAAAAATCTTGATAAAAGTATTGACAATAAGGCGATTTATGACACTTTTTCTGCGTTTGGCAACATATTGAGTTGTAAAGTTGCAACCGACGAAAAGGGCAATTCAAAAGGATATGGTTTCGTACATTTTGAAACCGAAGAATCAGCTAACACTTCGATAGAAAAGTTCAATGGCATGTTGTTAAATGCTAAAAAAGTCTACGTAGGTAAATTCATTCCACGCAAGGAACGCGAGAAGGAATTGGGAGAAAAAGCAAAACTGTTTACTAATGTGTACGTAAAGAATTTTGGAGAAGATTTTGATGACGAGAAGTTGAAGGAGTTATTTGAGCCTTTCGGGAAAATAACCAGCTATAAGGTAATGGTTAAAGACGATGGTAAAAGTAAAGGTTTCGGCTTCGTAGCTTATGCGACCACCGAAGCAGCTGAAGCCGCTGTTGACGCGTTAAATGGAAAGGATATGGGGGAGGGTAAGGTATTATATGTTGCTCGTGCACAGACAAGCAGCACAGGCCAAGCAGAAAAGTGA